CGAATATTTTCTTCTGTCAATTCCAGGCAGTTTACTGGCATAACAGCCACCTGATATTTTTCCTGCATCTCTTGGGCAAGTTCTTGAGAAGATGGGGAATAGGGATTTTCACAGTTTAATAATATGACAAACGGCTTATTGATTTCCTGCAATTCCTGGATAACCCGTTCTTCTGCTTCCTCATATTCTTCCCTTGGAATATCACTGATACTTCCATCTGTGGTAATTACCAGCCCAATGGTGGAATGTTCCGTAATTACTTTTTGGGTTCCCACCTCAGCCGCCATATTAAAAGGTACTTCACTGTCAAACCAAGGAGTCATTACCATACGAGGCATTTCGTTTTCAATGTACCCCAAGGAGCTGGGAACAATATAGCCAACACAATCAATTAGACGGACATTCATGACAGCGTTGTCTTCCAATACAATTTTTACCGCTTCTTCTGGAATAAACTTTGGCTCGGTGGTCATAATTGTTTTTCCGGCAGCTGACTGAGGAAGCTCATCCACTGCCCGTTCCTTTTGGAATTTACTATTGATGTTGGGGATAACCAGCGTTTCCATAAACTTTTTAATAAATGTGGATTTCCCTGTACGCACTGGACCTACAACCCCAACATAAATATCACCGTTAGTCCGCTTGGCAATATCTTGATAAATGCTGTTTTTCTCCATCTTTACAGCCTCCTTATTCTACAATTGGAATGAGCATCATACGGCGTTCCTCAATGATGGGGCGTTCCATCGCGTTTTCTTCCATAATAGCGTCCATTGAGGTGTTATAATGCCGGGCAATGTCCCATAAACTTTCGCCGCCATCCGCATAATAAATCGTCAAGGCAGGGCGGTTTTTTGTTTCTTTTGGCGCGGTTTCATCAATTGAAAAATCAGTTACAATCCGAATCCAGTCTCGGCAGGAAACAGTGCCGCATAGTTTGATTTCTGCTTCTAAATCCAATATGGTTCCATTAAAAGAGTACTCCATATTTACAATATCGCCTTTTGTTTGTACAATTGGGTTTTCACAGAGCTGGTCGCTGGATAATTGAAATTCAATTGGAATCTCTTTTGTTAGAAAGACAGGGTTGTTTTCCGAATCAACTGCCAAAATATCTGCTTCCAATTCCCCTGTAAAATCCAGGTGATCTTCCATTGACTTTGCGGATAGATTACGTACTTTTCCCCAGACATCAATTACTTGTTGAATATTTTGTAGTTCTACCTGCTGTTTGGACACCATGCTGTCATCTAGTATCCTTATCAGGCGGTCTGTTGCAATTTCTTTGGTGTCTGTCTGTGATTCATATAAAGTAGAAAAAGCGTCAGTGACACAGGCAATATCTTTTTGGATATAAGCATCCCCACAAAGGGTCAGATCGAACTGGGCGTTAATCATATTGGAGTCTTCTTCTTTGTGAAGGTCAACCCCCGTAACAAAGTAACAAACATTGCAGCTATAGTCTTCATCTACGCCGGGAAGATCCAAAATTTGGCTGATCGGAATGGTTTTGGTTGCGGTTTGCAGTTGTTGGTTTTCATCTGAGATACGGTAAATCACATGTAAGATGATATCTCCTTTGGTAACCATTTTATTCGCGATTAATTTACATTCCCCTGCAACAGCGGAGGCATAGTAAGAGATAATTTCTTCTGCAGGAGGTTCCAGTGTGAATTGTTCTTCTGCGCTAAATTGTTTTGTCCCCCATAGGTGACTGCTTCCGGTATGGATGCTTCCCCGGTTTAATTGGATACCGTTCCCTTCGGCATCGGATAGTACCATCTCTTCTTTTGGGCAATATACCTTGATTTGGATGGTAATTGCTCCTCTCAGGTCAACCCTTCTGGGATTGATTACCCTGCAATTGATGTAATCCCCACTGGTAGAATAGCAGATAATAGGGGTATTACATTCCCCTTTGATATCCGCTGTTTTGGAAAATGGGTATTTTTGTTGGATGGAATGTAGTTGATTGTTTTCTTCCCCTAAATAGAGGATATCCACAAAAATAACCCCATCTACCACTAATTTGTCTCCGGAGGTCCGGCAATTGTATACGCATGGTGTAATTGTAGTTTTTAGTACCTTAAAAATACCAGGATAATAGTCTGGTAAACTGTAATCCTGTTCGATTGATTGTTCTAAAGTACCATCGTATACTGATTCGTTGATACGAATGTTTTCATGAGAAAGATTCAGTTCCATTGATTTCTCCCCTTATCTGATACGGTATTATTATTTTCTATGGCATATATATGAACAAGTTGTACAGCTTATTCCAAAAAACAAAGGTTTTGCGTATTGTAGTAAAATGTTGTATAATAAGGGTAATTTGCATTTCCAATCAAAAAGGATATAAAAGAAAAAGGGTTTGAAATTATGAATATGAAACATCGAGTAAAATCGTTCTCCATCCATATTTTTGTTTTTTTCAAATGGATGGCGTTGGCGGCTTTAGTTGGAACGTTAATGGGAGGCATTGGTTCTGCATTCCGCTTTTGTATTGAAAGGGCTACTGAACTGCGGGAAGAAAATAGCTGGTTACTTTCTTTTTTACCAGTAGCAGGAGTGCTTATTGCAGTAATGTATGTAATGTGTGGCATGAAAAACGACCGTGGAACTAACTTAGTAATTACATCGGTAAGAACGACAGAAAACCCTCCTTTGCGACTAGCACCGTTGATTTTTATTGGAACCATTTTTACGCATTTGTGTGGGGGTTCCGCAGGCAGGGAAGGAGCAGCAATCCAGTTGGGAGGTAGTGTTGCTTCTAATATTGGGAAATTATTTCACCTTGATCAAAATGACCAGCACATGATTACTATGTGTGGAATGAGTGCCGCTTTTGCTGCTTTATTTGGGACGCCATTGACTGCTGCGATTTTTTCGATGGAAGTCGTCAGTGTTGGAGTCATGTATTATGCCGCAATTGTTCCCTGTGTAATTGCTTCTTTAATTGGCAATCAAATTGCCCTTGCTTTTGGCGCTGCGCCAGTGGGGTTTGACATTACGGGGATTCCATCGTTAAACTTGATTTCTGCTGGGCAGGTAATTTTACTCGCTGCCCTCTGCGGAGGAGTTAGTATCCTATTTTGTGTTGCCATGCACAGTGCGGGGAAATTGTATGATAAAGTATTGCCAAATCGTCTGTTACAAGCAATTGTAGGCGGTGTTTTGGTAGTTGTATTGACTTTGATTTTTCAAACCTATGATTATAATGGAATTGGAACGGATGTAATTTTGAGAGCGACCCAAGGGGAGGTAAAACCAGAGGCGTTTCTATTAAAAATTTTGTTTACAGCAGTTACGTTAGGTGCTGGATTTAAGGGGGGCGAGATTGTTCCTGCATTGTTTACCGGCGCTACTTTTGGAGGAACAGTAGGACCTTTGATTGGATTATCTGCTTCCTTTAGTTCCAGTATTGGCATGATCGGGTTATTCTGTGGTGTTGTCAACTGCCCTTTATCCGCACTATTAATGAGTATTGAATTGTTTGGAATACAGGGGATTGGATTATATGCTATTACTGCTGCGGTAAGCTATATGCTCTCTGGGTATTATGGGCTGTATTCTTCTCAAAAAATTATGTACTCCAAATTAAAGACAAAATACATCAACCAGGATACAAAGTAATGGATTCAAATGCTGTACCCTATGGTACAGCATTCTTTCGCTTTATGATTTGGAAAAGGAGTTACGATAGAAAAATAGAATTAATAACCTATCCATGTGTCAAAAATAAGATATAGAGTGTAAGAAGATTATAAAACAATTATTATGTAAAAGTATTTACAAGATGATATTTTGTTTGGTAATTGGGATAAAAATTTATATCAATAATGTTTTA
This is a stretch of genomic DNA from Clostridium facile. It encodes these proteins:
- a CDS encoding chloride channel protein, translating into MNMKHRVKSFSIHIFVFFKWMALAALVGTLMGGIGSAFRFCIERATELREENSWLLSFLPVAGVLIAVMYVMCGMKNDRGTNLVITSVRTTENPPLRLAPLIFIGTIFTHLCGGSAGREGAAIQLGGSVASNIGKLFHLDQNDQHMITMCGMSAAFAALFGTPLTAAIFSMEVVSVGVMYYAAIVPCVIASLIGNQIALAFGAAPVGFDITGIPSLNLISAGQVILLAALCGGVSILFCVAMHSAGKLYDKVLPNRLLQAIVGGVLVVVLTLIFQTYDYNGIGTDVILRATQGEVKPEAFLLKILFTAVTLGAGFKGGEIVPALFTGATFGGTVGPLIGLSASFSSSIGMIGLFCGVVNCPLSALLMSIELFGIQGIGLYAITAAVSYMLSGYYGLYSSQKIMYSKLKTKYINQDTK
- a CDS encoding DUF3794 domain-containing protein, translated to MELNLSHENIRINESVYDGTLEQSIEQDYSLPDYYPGIFKVLKTTITPCVYNCRTSGDKLVVDGVIFVDILYLGEENNQLHSIQQKYPFSKTADIKGECNTPIICYSTSGDYINCRVINPRRVDLRGAITIQIKVYCPKEEMVLSDAEGNGIQLNRGSIHTGSSHLWGTKQFSAEEQFTLEPPAEEIISYYASAVAGECKLIANKMVTKGDIILHVIYRISDENQQLQTATKTIPISQILDLPGVDEDYSCNVCYFVTGVDLHKEEDSNMINAQFDLTLCGDAYIQKDIACVTDAFSTLYESQTDTKEIATDRLIRILDDSMVSKQQVELQNIQQVIDVWGKVRNLSAKSMEDHLDFTGELEADILAVDSENNPVFLTKEIPIEFQLSSDQLCENPIVQTKGDIVNMEYSFNGTILDLEAEIKLCGTVSCRDWIRIVTDFSIDETAPKETKNRPALTIYYADGGESLWDIARHYNTSMDAIMEENAMERPIIEERRMMLIPIVE